From one Streptomyces sp. NBC_01478 genomic stretch:
- a CDS encoding intradiol ring-cleavage dioxygenase — MTGNETTNQSPEQPRNQSPAHKRDLTRRKVVVAGGAAVAAVGVGGGLAASAFADGAASPGSAKGTPSGGETCYTLTSETTEGPYYIDADKIRQDITEDEVGIPLTLTLKVIDAETCKPLRNAAVDIWHCSALGIYSGYEAMSSGGGGGAPTDAPSGTPTGTPTGEPPSGAPSGGTGGGHSEPTDDERYLRGTWKTDKRGQVTFKTVFPGWYQGRCVHIHVKVHVDGEWTDAGYEGGHTCHTGQLFFDEKSVLASAAVEPYSTNTTTRTTLTEDTIYPQNGHEGGLLYLEYDKKRIAKGVRAHLTMGVAPDETHDSTDTQPSASASS, encoded by the coding sequence ATGACGGGAAACGAAACAACCAACCAGTCGCCCGAACAACCGCGTAACCAATCCCCCGCACACAAACGGGACTTGACCCGACGCAAGGTCGTCGTCGCGGGCGGAGCCGCCGTCGCCGCGGTGGGCGTGGGGGGAGGGCTCGCCGCGAGCGCGTTCGCGGACGGGGCCGCCTCCCCCGGGTCCGCGAAGGGCACGCCGAGCGGTGGCGAGACGTGTTACACGCTCACCTCGGAGACCACCGAGGGGCCGTACTACATCGACGCCGACAAGATCCGCCAGGACATCACCGAGGACGAGGTGGGCATTCCCCTGACCCTCACCCTCAAGGTGATCGACGCGGAGACCTGCAAGCCGCTCCGGAACGCGGCCGTGGACATCTGGCACTGCAGCGCGCTCGGCATCTACTCCGGCTACGAGGCGATGAGCAGCGGTGGAGGCGGCGGCGCTCCCACCGACGCGCCCTCGGGCACGCCGACCGGTACCCCTACCGGCGAGCCCCCGTCCGGCGCCCCCTCCGGCGGAACCGGTGGCGGTCACTCCGAACCGACCGACGACGAGCGGTACTTGCGCGGCACCTGGAAGACCGACAAGCGCGGCCAGGTCACCTTCAAGACGGTGTTCCCCGGCTGGTACCAGGGCCGTTGCGTCCACATCCACGTCAAGGTGCACGTCGACGGCGAGTGGACGGACGCCGGGTACGAGGGCGGACACACCTGCCACACCGGCCAGTTGTTCTTCGACGAGAAGTCCGTGCTCGCGTCGGCGGCGGTCGAGCCGTACTCCACCAACACCACCACCCGCACGACCCTCACCGAGGACACGATCTACCCGCAGAACGGCCACGAAGGCGGCCTGCTCTACCTGGAGTACGACAAGAAGCGCATCGCCAAGGGGGTCCGCGCCCACCTGACGATGGGCGTCGCCCCGGACGAGACGCACGACAGCACGGACACCCAGCCGAGCGCGTCGGCGTCCTCGTGA
- a CDS encoding DUF397 domain-containing protein, with protein sequence MPQWQRSSFSGGGDGDECVELTYVDASLLLRESDDPTRILPLTPTALATLLHRIREPHPRSS encoded by the coding sequence GTGCCCCAGTGGCAGAGGTCGTCGTTCTCCGGAGGTGGCGACGGCGACGAGTGTGTCGAACTTACCTACGTCGACGCCTCGTTGCTCCTCCGAGAAAGCGACGACCCCACCCGAATACTCCCCCTCACCCCCACTGCCCTGGCCACTCTCCTCCACCGCATCCGCGAGCCGCACCCCCGCTCAAGCTGA
- a CDS encoding DUF397 domain-containing protein — MIEWQKSTFSSGSDGSSCVELAYTEASLLLRESDDPTRILPVTCTGLAGLLRRLGADPQ; from the coding sequence GTGATCGAGTGGCAGAAGTCGACCTTCTCAAGCGGCTCGGACGGGTCCTCCTGCGTCGAACTCGCCTATACCGAAGCTTCGTTGCTCCTCCGTGAGAGCGACGACCCCACGCGAATACTCCCCGTCACCTGCACCGGGCTTGCCGGACTCCTGCGCCGCCTTGGCGCCGACCCGCAGTAG